Proteins found in one Nitratiruptor sp. SB155-2 genomic segment:
- a CDS encoding AAA family ATPase has translation MKFKRITIENMFSYRGNISFYFSNSEKPIILIIGENGFGKTSFINSVKIGLHGLTKDILNIGSTTLSKQDFILGNPLKNFSGILNRNAKRAGENFCKVFIELEDDEILKIERSFLIHSKSFVEKLAVYDHEDILIAEDDEAQDIINSKISPYMQKFFFFDGEKIQTIADFSHDEFKQMLEDVLDLNIYDQIVLDSLTLARKINKEELDSEIVNKLDFLEEEYKKKQVELEKIEKDLSSENEILKDLEKERNLLNNKIKHIKNRLTKQLDEKKEKLTKENEKLKDLLIKFKNISFLQLPLLLNSELLNRVKNDIEENYQDRISINEKTLIKKKEQLLSKIDKSEEKEKISKIFDEVFKAKSDDLSVLFADPLKVEMQFYSLPHINISQLLYEISQTKDQIKLLEMEIFDLEKKVEENNKELFDSHLQNLNNLSQMIGKQKEKIENLNQKIEKLNTEIKSLKREIGQYSVREFNNSIVMKKIETLNGIIEVVKFIKQEIKKEKRAQLEKTINEKFKMLKKENYEADRIILDDDFHINLVDKNNNPLDILSSSSGQKQIIATALIWGISQFISQDIPMIIDTPLGRLDDKNQSLILNKFYPNAASQVIILPTPSELRNPAFKNLEPLISETFILHNNGSATSVEKIGNKYIFQKFKYQPKLEIMS, from the coding sequence ATGAAGTTTAAACGCATCACAATTGAAAATATGTTTTCGTATAGAGGAAATATATCTTTTTATTTTTCTAATAGTGAAAAACCAATTATTTTAATAATTGGTGAAAATGGTTTTGGAAAAACATCATTTATAAACTCTGTAAAAATTGGATTACATGGATTAACGAAAGATATATTGAATATTGGGTCTACTACGTTATCAAAGCAAGATTTTATACTAGGTAATCCTTTGAAGAATTTCAGTGGAATTTTAAATAGAAATGCAAAAAGAGCAGGAGAAAACTTTTGTAAAGTTTTTATTGAATTAGAAGATGATGAAATTTTAAAAATTGAACGATCATTTTTAATACATAGCAAAAGCTTTGTTGAGAAATTAGCAGTTTACGATCATGAAGATATTTTGATTGCTGAAGATGATGAGGCACAGGATATTATAAATTCAAAAATTTCTCCATATATGCAAAAATTTTTCTTCTTTGATGGAGAAAAAATTCAAACTATTGCAGATTTTAGCCATGATGAGTTCAAACAAATGTTAGAAGATGTTTTAGATTTAAACATATATGATCAAATTGTTTTGGATTCATTAACTTTAGCACGAAAAATAAATAAAGAAGAATTAGATAGTGAAATTGTAAATAAATTGGACTTTTTAGAAGAAGAATACAAAAAGAAGCAAGTAGAATTAGAAAAAATAGAAAAAGATTTATCCAGTGAGAATGAAATTCTTAAGGATTTGGAGAAGGAGAGGAATCTTCTAAATAATAAAATTAAACATATTAAAAACAGATTGACCAAACAATTGGATGAAAAAAAAGAAAAGCTAACAAAAGAAAATGAAAAATTAAAAGATTTATTGATAAAGTTCAAAAATATTTCTTTTCTGCAATTGCCACTATTATTAAATTCTGAATTGTTAAATAGAGTTAAAAATGATATAGAAGAAAATTACCAAGATAGAATATCTATTAATGAAAAAACTCTAATAAAAAAGAAAGAGCAGTTACTATCAAAAATAGACAAATCGGAAGAAAAAGAGAAAATATCAAAGATTTTTGATGAAGTTTTTAAAGCTAAATCAGATGATTTATCAGTTTTATTCGCTGATCCTTTAAAAGTAGAAATGCAATTCTATAGTTTACCTCATATCAATATATCTCAACTATTATATGAAATATCACAAACAAAAGACCAAATAAAATTATTAGAGATGGAAATATTTGATTTGGAAAAAAAGGTAGAAGAAAATAATAAAGAACTATTTGATTCTCATCTTCAGAATTTGAATAATTTATCTCAGATGATAGGCAAACAAAAAGAAAAAATTGAAAACTTAAATCAAAAAATAGAGAAATTAAATACTGAAATAAAAAGTTTAAAAAGAGAGATTGGGCAATATAGTGTTAGAGAATTTAATAACTCTATAGTAATGAAAAAGATAGAAACATTAAATGGAATCATAGAAGTAGTAAAATTCATAAAACAAGAAATAAAAAAAGAAAAAAGAGCACAATTAGAAAAAACAATAAATGAAAAATTTAAAATGCTAAAAAAAGAAAATTACGAAGCAGATAGGATTATTTTAGATGATGATTTTCATATCAATCTTGTGGATAAAAATAATAACCCATTAGATATTTTGTCAAGTTCCTCTGGACAAAAACAGATTATTGCGACAGCTTTAATTTGGGGAATATCTCAATTTATATCTCAAGATATACCAATGATTATAGATACCCCCCTAGGAAGACTTGATGATAAAAATCAATCCTTGATACTAAATAAATTTTATCCCAATGCAGCTAGTCAAGTTATTATTTTGCCTACACCAAGCGAATTAAGAAATCCAGCTTTTAAAAATCTTGAGCCTTTAATTTCAGAGACTTTTATATTACATAACAATGGTTCCGCAACTTCTGTAGAAAAAATTGGAAATAAATATATTTTTCAAAAATTTAAATATCAGCCAAAATTGGAGATAATGTCTTGA
- the dndC gene encoding DNA phosphorothioation system sulfurtransferase DndC yields the protein MLEEKVKAVKQKLREEFLIDNRPWVITFSGGKDSTAVLQLTIEMLLDLKEEGYKDLKKVYIVSSDTKVEMPIIEEYLDNKLQAIQDFIDKSGLNLNIEIKVLKPKVSETFWTLLLGKGYPSPNQNFRWCTDRLKIKPATYFLKNLAYKHKSIIMLLGVRSAESQNRAQSIEKRVLNHRGFSKHDSIPNAFVFSPIRDWSNADVWTYLSKNQAPWGSHKDMMKLYDKGSGEADCNIALNPEAPSCGKTRFGCWVCTVVSKDKSMENMLRNEEDLWMAPLHEFRNKLEIYRYDHSKRQNRRRNGQKAVGPFLLSIRQELFQELLEIEKQLAPNLKNKKLISDEEILEIQKLWNHDGDIFDTAIKIANQYGRNLKIKNMYGFDEKIKEKIVEKCKENKVSAELVEKVIQLEYDYKNQFRRYGLLVKYDELITGYVRGQLNEV from the coding sequence ATGTTAGAAGAAAAAGTAAAAGCTGTAAAACAAAAATTAAGAGAAGAATTTTTAATAGACAATAGACCGTGGGTAATTACTTTTTCAGGTGGTAAAGATTCAACTGCTGTACTTCAATTAACAATTGAAATGTTGTTAGATTTAAAAGAAGAAGGATATAAGGATTTAAAAAAAGTATATATTGTTTCTTCAGATACGAAAGTGGAAATGCCCATTATTGAAGAATATTTAGATAATAAATTACAAGCAATACAAGATTTTATAGACAAATCAGGTTTAAATTTAAATATTGAAATCAAAGTATTAAAACCAAAAGTTAGTGAAACATTTTGGACATTGTTGCTAGGTAAAGGTTATCCATCACCCAATCAAAATTTCAGATGGTGTACGGATAGATTAAAAATTAAACCAGCTACATATTTTTTAAAAAATCTTGCATATAAGCATAAATCTATCATTATGCTTTTAGGAGTGAGAAGTGCTGAATCTCAAAATAGGGCACAATCAATAGAAAAAAGAGTTTTGAATCATAGGGGATTCTCAAAACACGATTCTATACCTAATGCTTTTGTCTTTTCTCCAATACGAGATTGGTCTAATGCAGATGTTTGGACATATTTAAGTAAAAATCAAGCCCCTTGGGGTTCACATAAAGATATGATGAAACTCTATGATAAAGGTTCGGGTGAGGCTGATTGTAATATTGCTTTAAATCCTGAAGCACCATCTTGTGGAAAAACTAGATTTGGTTGCTGGGTTTGTACAGTTGTAAGTAAAGATAAATCTATGGAAAATATGTTAAGAAATGAAGAAGATCTCTGGATGGCTCCTTTACATGAATTTAGAAATAAATTAGAAATATACAGATATGATCATTCTAAAAGACAAAATAGAAGAAGAAATGGACAAAAAGCAGTTGGACCTTTTTTACTTTCTATTCGTCAGGAACTTTTTCAAGAACTTTTGGAAATAGAAAAACAATTAGCTCCAAATTTAAAAAATAAAAAATTAATATCAGATGAAGAGATTCTAGAAATTCAAAAACTATGGAATCATGATGGAGATATTTTTGATACTGCTATAAAAATAGCTAACCAATATGGGAGAAACTTAAAAATAAAGAACATGTACGGTTTTGACGAAAAAATCAAGGAGAAAATAGTTGAAAAATGTAAAGAAAACAAGGTGTCTGCAGAACTAGTCGAAAAGGTTATTCAGTTAGAGTATGATTATAAAAATCAATTTAGAAGATATGGTTTATTAGTTAAATATGATGAACTAATAACTGGCTATGTTAGAGGGCAATTGAATGAAGTTTAA
- a CDS encoding DUF262 domain-containing protein, translating into MKGGLNYNETKFVDTNVKKLVDLITNLNLTVPPHQRDYSWEREEIEEFLDDVDYLMSQDFNSIEALPHFLGAFVFIENNEDKSYEIIDGQQRITTTMLYFNAIRLLAKKYIKGEDISTILARCHEYIYKSRPGQEVKLRLKLGRADDFFNKLLKADKIEDISKIFNSLSKKRDVDIKLYNAFEIIYSHIESNIKDDLVSKKLLKYIEAVQTMMVAIEIVVQQPGIAYIIFETLNARGKELSAANLIKNELLKYAEKQNSFDNVLNIWSMMVEEITQYEKADITDFLINSYWSNFKYIPQTSLFSGVKELLEEITAKEYAETIENDYLNYTKIAGFNKSVDSKFSKKVISTLEDLNDFLNIRRIYPLLLAGAYKLDNNDFEKLVIKSVNFAFRYKTVLNKSADTLVKLSSNLAIKLRKNEITLNEIYEIFRKEASDSDFKTAFTDFRPGTNKLGFYVIRKIEDYLSQGQGVKVLDQSPNQHLEHILPKRPTQIDWPNIFNGDEIDDRFNIYVNKIGNLTVLEKDINQYIKNKSFSFKNSNDEKKDYQHSVLKLPKKIQNYLVDNKWNFESIDKRGEDLAKLAVDVWAL; encoded by the coding sequence ATGAAAGGCGGATTAAATTATAACGAAACGAAATTTGTTGATACCAATGTTAAAAAATTAGTCGATTTGATTACAAATTTAAATTTAACTGTTCCTCCACATCAAAGAGATTATTCTTGGGAAAGAGAAGAAATAGAAGAATTTTTAGATGATGTAGATTATTTAATGTCTCAAGATTTTAACAGTATTGAGGCTTTACCTCATTTTTTAGGAGCATTCGTTTTCATAGAAAACAATGAAGACAAAAGTTATGAAATAATTGATGGTCAACAGAGAATTACGACTACAATGCTATATTTTAATGCTATAAGACTTTTAGCAAAAAAATATATAAAAGGTGAAGATATTTCAACAATTCTTGCAAGGTGTCATGAATATATATATAAAAGCCGTCCAGGCCAAGAAGTTAAGTTAAGATTGAAACTTGGCAGGGCAGATGATTTTTTTAATAAGCTTTTAAAAGCTGATAAAATTGAAGATATTAGTAAAATTTTTAATTCTTTATCTAAAAAAAGAGATGTAGACATAAAACTTTATAATGCATTTGAAATTATTTATTCTCATATAGAATCTAATATTAAAGATGATTTAGTATCTAAAAAATTATTAAAATATATTGAAGCAGTCCAAACTATGATGGTAGCTATTGAGATAGTAGTCCAACAACCAGGCATTGCATATATTATATTCGAGACATTAAACGCAAGAGGAAAAGAATTAAGTGCAGCTAATTTGATTAAAAATGAACTTCTAAAATATGCAGAGAAACAAAATAGTTTTGATAATGTGTTAAATATTTGGTCAATGATGGTAGAGGAAATTACTCAATATGAAAAAGCTGATATTACAGATTTTTTGATAAATTCTTATTGGTCTAATTTTAAATATATTCCTCAAACAAGTCTTTTTAGTGGAGTTAAAGAACTTTTAGAAGAAATTACAGCAAAAGAGTATGCCGAAACTATAGAAAATGATTATTTAAATTACACAAAAATAGCTGGATTTAATAAAAGTGTAGATTCTAAATTTTCTAAAAAAGTTATTTCGACATTAGAAGATCTAAACGATTTTTTGAATATAAGAAGGATTTATCCATTATTATTAGCTGGTGCATATAAATTAGATAATAATGATTTTGAAAAGTTAGTAATAAAAAGTGTAAATTTTGCTTTTAGATATAAAACAGTGCTTAATAAATCTGCAGATACATTGGTAAAACTTTCTTCAAATTTGGCAATTAAACTTAGAAAAAATGAAATTACTTTAAATGAGATTTATGAAATTTTTAGAAAAGAAGCAAGTGATAGTGATTTTAAAACAGCTTTTACTGATTTTAGGCCAGGAACTAATAAGCTTGGATTTTATGTTATTAGAAAGATTGAAGATTATTTATCTCAAGGTCAAGGTGTTAAAGTTTTAGACCAATCTCCAAATCAACATCTAGAACATATTCTTCCCAAAAGACCTACACAAATAGATTGGCCTAATATTTTTAATGGTGATGAAATTGACGATAGATTTAATATTTATGTCAATAAAATCGGTAACTTAACAGTCTTAGAAAAAGATATAAATCAATATATAAAAAACAAATCATTTAGTTTTAAAAATTCTAATGATGAAAAAAAAGATTATCAACATTCGGTTTTAAAATTACCTAAAAAAATTCAAAATTATTTAGTAGATAATAAATGGAATTTCGAATCTATTGATAAAAGAGGAGAGGATCTAGCTAAATTAGCTGTTGACGTTTGGGCTCTTTAA
- a CDS encoding helix-turn-helix domain-containing protein — protein MDIKQEIEDFYKKIGQNVKRIRESKNITQLELSQMIGHKSVTIISLGEIGEKKHFNLEHLYKISKALNCKICDFFE, from the coding sequence ATGGATATAAAACAAGAAATTGAGGATTTTTATAAAAAAATAGGTCAAAATGTTAAAAGAATTAGAGAGTCTAAAAATATAACTCAATTAGAACTCTCTCAAATGATTGGACATAAATCTGTAACTATAATATCTTTAGGTGAAATTGGAGAAAAAAAACATTTTAATTTAGAACACCTTTATAAAATTTCAAAAGCCCTTAACTGTAAAATATGTGATTTTTTTGAATAA
- a CDS encoding type IV secretion system DNA-binding domain-containing protein, with translation MKKEHQDFWEWLFTDMRPLGAGMFGFSAYGMFEHEPLVAPIVISSVIAGAEIGGCFGTVKIGDDYVDRWYANNGSFKNFIGLKNQSIRWTPFSKISYFLPSKKRDDNFYVDNFRFEDEQIKYKLNFLNKILANRAEKQDRHMSWDMLKKGSLILGSMGQGKTEFLNNIIVQWIDTNRKMVIHDTKGEFTSWYYRKGKDYIINHLDRRGVYWDFFEDNEKGLPYPLISEFFQSYFIAVAGDKGDKFWQEMAGKRFKEVFEELKLQNDVPSHEKMEILAKELLAYLSYAKASGNKTEQSIASTLEASLDIFLKFAYMAKNERRKILLTEFFKSEDSRIFLHTIAVGEKDNAPFITAFLTVMMRYQLTYFDKAPKEQWILYVLDEYLTFFEKMSEDIRRSVHTKARSYGMLLLPALQYLPSDEKLKEVLTGSIENMWIFAGTNSDTNDEIKKMTGKVQINDVSKKKDDKYDETLYTQKEHYLLSDNILKEMEPGEHISFFPKKSVIYFGYTEQVEVKPISKDYIEEKKEENSFIQFKRELAEKAEKEIKKEIEEMKQDISETFKQERQQKLFGN, from the coding sequence ATGAAGAAAGAACATCAAGATTTTTGGGAGTGGCTTTTCACGGATATGCGTCCATTAGGAGCAGGAATGTTCGGGTTTTCAGCATACGGCATGTTTGAACACGAACCACTAGTAGCACCAATAGTTATATCGTCAGTAATAGCAGGTGCCGAAATAGGCGGTTGCTTTGGTACGGTAAAGATCGGTGATGATTATGTAGATCGCTGGTATGCGAACAATGGGAGTTTCAAAAATTTTATAGGCTTGAAAAACCAATCAATACGATGGACACCATTTTCGAAAATTTCTTATTTTTTACCAAGCAAAAAACGAGATGACAATTTTTATGTAGATAACTTTAGATTTGAAGATGAACAAATTAAGTACAAGTTGAACTTTTTGAACAAAATTTTGGCAAACAGAGCTGAAAAGCAAGATCGACATATGAGTTGGGACATGCTGAAAAAAGGTAGCCTTATTTTGGGGAGCATGGGGCAAGGAAAGACAGAGTTTCTTAACAATATTATTGTGCAATGGATTGATACTAACCGAAAAATGGTAATTCATGATACGAAAGGCGAATTTACAAGTTGGTATTACAGAAAAGGAAAAGATTACATTATAAATCATTTGGATCGCAGAGGCGTATATTGGGACTTTTTTGAAGATAACGAAAAAGGTTTGCCATATCCTCTTATATCAGAGTTTTTTCAAAGTTACTTTATAGCGGTAGCAGGGGACAAAGGGGACAAGTTTTGGCAAGAGATGGCAGGAAAAAGATTTAAAGAGGTTTTTGAAGAACTGAAACTTCAAAATGATGTCCCATCACATGAAAAAATGGAGATTTTGGCAAAAGAGCTTTTAGCATACTTATCTTATGCGAAAGCAAGCGGTAATAAAACAGAGCAAAGCATAGCAAGTACACTTGAAGCGTCATTAGATATTTTCCTCAAATTTGCATATATGGCAAAAAATGAAAGAAGAAAAATACTTTTAACAGAATTTTTCAAAAGCGAAGATAGCAGGATCTTTTTGCACACAATAGCAGTTGGTGAAAAGGATAATGCCCCTTTTATTACAGCTTTTCTCACAGTTATGATGAGATACCAACTTACATATTTTGATAAAGCACCAAAAGAACAATGGATTTTATATGTACTTGATGAATATCTCACCTTTTTTGAGAAAATGAGTGAAGATATTAGGAGAAGTGTACATACAAAAGCTCGAAGTTATGGCATGTTGCTATTACCAGCATTGCAGTATTTGCCGAGCGATGAAAAATTAAAAGAAGTTTTGACAGGAAGTATCGAGAATATGTGGATTTTTGCAGGCACAAACAGTGATACTAACGATGAAATAAAAAAAATGACAGGAAAAGTACAGATAAATGATGTATCAAAAAAGAAAGATGATAAGTATGATGAAACTTTGTATACACAAAAAGAACATTATCTTTTGTCAGACAATATTTTAAAAGAAATGGAACCAGGTGAACATATCTCTTTTTTTCCAAAAAAATCAGTCATATATTTTGGATACACGGAACAAGTAGAAGTAAAACCAATTTCAAAAGATTATATTGAAGAAAAAAAAGAGGAAAACAGCTTTATTCAATTCAAAAGAGAACTTGCAGAAAAAGCGGAAAAAGAGATCAAAAAAGAGATTGAAGAAATGAAGCAGGACATATCGGAAACATTCAAACAAGAAAGACAACAAAAGCTTTTTGGAAACTAA
- a CDS encoding DNA phosphorothioation-associated protein 4, with product MRDRIFADQDKRYLFEKLCLDKKENIFNSNKDLILFAAALGYKHNQKFPLKKRDTEIPLAVFQRDKKDFYFIDIIALGDLEDISILDWDNGDIVDKKLGIFEEYANAGLVIIEHKLFRESGDVYDNLLQLIYKEINEKEEDEEFNLSDLIEKI from the coding sequence ATGAGAGATAGAATATTCGCAGACCAAGATAAAAGATATCTATTTGAAAAACTATGTTTAGATAAAAAAGAGAACATTTTTAACTCTAATAAAGATTTAATATTATTCGCTGCAGCTTTAGGCTACAAACATAATCAAAAATTTCCATTGAAAAAAAGAGACACCGAAATACCTCTTGCTGTTTTTCAAAGAGACAAAAAAGATTTTTATTTCATAGATATAATAGCTTTAGGAGATTTGGAAGATATCTCAATTTTGGATTGGGATAATGGTGATATTGTTGATAAAAAACTCGGGATTTTTGAAGAATACGCAAATGCAGGTCTTGTTATAATTGAACATAAACTTTTTCGAGAAAGTGGAGATGTGTATGACAATTTACTACAATTAATTTATAAAGAGATAAATGAAAAAGAAGAAGATGAAGAATTTAACTTATCAGATTTGATAGAGAAAATTTAA
- a CDS encoding DndE family protein produces MRTTSFVEKQIPKIAKLLGFENEPKWITIRFAIFVSLSLNKPLDVTKKIDFSGGKVYNLEVITGKGKLELSGEQGDYNDIIAVIAANADNVQLKNEKEFEKRLEYHCERGFQILASSLNENSDIFEWIKEEFLKSPNVNS; encoded by the coding sequence TTGAGAACTACTTCTTTTGTTGAAAAACAGATACCTAAAATAGCAAAACTTTTAGGATTTGAAAATGAACCAAAGTGGATAACTATTCGTTTTGCAATTTTTGTTTCTCTATCACTTAACAAACCACTAGATGTGACAAAAAAAATAGATTTTTCTGGTGGAAAAGTTTATAATCTTGAGGTCATTACTGGTAAAGGTAAACTTGAGTTATCAGGCGAGCAAGGTGACTATAATGATATAATAGCAGTAATAGCAGCAAATGCAGATAATGTTCAACTTAAAAATGAAAAAGAATTTGAAAAAAGACTTGAATATCACTGTGAAAGAGGCTTTCAAATTTTAGCCTCTTCACTAAATGAAAATAGTGATATCTTTGAGTGGATTAAAGAAGAGTTTTTAAAGAGCCCAAACGTCAACAGCTAA